The Bacteroidota bacterium sequence CGAGGTCGCGCGTGACCTGGGTGCCGCCGTCGAGCGTGATGCCGTGGTGGAGCCACTGCCACGTCTGGGCGCGCGAGATCTCGAGCGTCGCGAGGTCCTCCATCAGGTTGTCCCACGCCACGCAGCCGATGTCCTGGTTCCAGCCCTTCATGTAGGCGATCCCGACGCGGACGTTTGTGCGGAGGCCGTCCATCGTGCGCGGGCCGCCGCCCTCCGGGAGGAGGTCCGGCTGCATCTCGATGTCCGGGTCCACGCCGAGTTGGTTGCGCTTGCCGCCGAGCGCGTCGAGGAAGGGCTGCAGCGCGTGCTCGATAAAGTACGGGTGCGAGACCCAGCAGCCGTCGTGCCCGATGCCGGCCTCGAACTCCTTGTCGGCGACGACCTTCGCGGTCTGCTCGGCGCGGAGTTCGGGCGTGCGGCCGGGGGTGAACGCCGCCATCCCGCCCATCCCGAAGGCACCGTGCTTGTGGCAGACCTTGATGAGGCGCTTGGCGTAGTTCGACATCCACGGCCGGTTCATCCCGATTGAAGCCCGGTCGGCCATGACGCGGTCGGCGTGCTCGCGGAGAACCTTTATGTCGGAGAAGATCTTGTCCCACCGGCCGCCGTTGAGGCCGGCGGCGTGGGTGCGGTACTCGTAGAGGATCTCCTCCATCTGGAACGCCGCCGGCAGGGTCTCGATGAGGAACGTCGCCTTGACGGTCCCCTCGGGGAGGCCGAGGTGCTCCTCGGTGAGTGAGAAGAGGCGGTTCCACCAGCGCGCTTCGAGGTAGTGCTCGCACTTGGGGACGTAGTAGGTCGGCGTCTTGCCTTTGGCGATGAGCGTCTTGGCTGTGTGGACCATGCAGAGCGCGAAGTCGAGCAGGCCGCCCGAGACCGGCTCGCCGTCGACGCGGAGGTTCGACTCGTCGAGGTGGAGGCCGCGGACACGGACCATCAGGAGCGGCATGTCGTCCGGGTCGAGCGTGTACTCCTTGAGGACGTTGCCCTCGGCGTCGCGCTTGGCGAAGTGAAGCGTGCCCTCGGCCGCGCCGATGACGTTCTCTACCCCTTGCATGACGTTGGCCCACGAGGGCTTCATCGAGTCCTCGAAGTCGAGCATCGCGGCGTCGGCGCGGTGGCCGTCGGCGGTGCGGCTGAGCATGTTGATGACCATCTTTGGGTCCGAGACCGGCCCGGTGATCTCGACGCGGCGCGTGAGGAGGTCGTCAGGGAGGTCGGCCACCTGCCAGTCTCCGCGCGCCTCGGGGTGCTCGTCGGCGGGGAGGTAGCCGGGGAGCGCGCCGGCGTCCCACCGGGCCTGGCGCTCGCGGCGGGCGAAGAGGAGGCGCTGGCGCTCGCTCTCGAGCGCGCGGTGGAGCGCAGCGACTACTGGAAGCGCTTCCGAAGACAGCACACGTTCAGCCTGCGCGGTGTAGGCGGTATCGTTGATCGAGACGCCGTGCGTAAGGAGCCGGCTGGGCGTTGAGGTGAGCGGTTCGACGTTCATGGGACTGGAGGTAGAGGGGAGATCGGAGCCGGGAGGATACGACACGATCTCCAGGACACCGTGGAAATATTTCGGCGCGCGCTGCTTCCCGCGTCTCGCGGTGCACGCCGACCGCGGAACGGTCGCCTCTGCGGGTATCCTGCCGGAGTCCCGCGCGCCCCGATACCCGGCCTCGATGGAACCGCGCGTTGACCGTCCGCGCGGCAGTAGCAGAGGCCGCGCCTACAGGTCGAGGTGGAGCGCGACGAAGTGCATCACACCGAGACCGTAGGGTTCGAGCACGGCGGTGTAGTCGATCCGGGCGGCGATGTCGCCGAGCGGCTGGCGCACGGCGAACCCGGCGGCGGGCGAGGCAGCCTCGAAGGCTCCCGCCCCGAGCCGGTCCACGCCCGCGCGGATCCCGAACGGCTGGACGAGCCAGTACTCCCCGCCGAGGTGAAAGCGCGTATCGGTCAGGCCGACGGTCTCGTTCTCGGTAAAGACGGTCGGGATGCCGTTGAGCTCGCTCACGCGCTCGGTGCGCCGCTCGGCCGTCTGGAACTGCGTCTCGATCTCGGCGGTGATCGTGCCGCGCCCGCCGCCGAGGCGGTAGGCCCCGCCGAGGCGCACGCGGACCGGGAACTGGTCGGTCGTGGTCGTCCCGCCCGCGCCGAAGGCGTCGGACGTGTCCCACCGGTAGCGCCCGATGAGGTCGTCCACGGCGAGGCCGAGGGCGAGGTTCTCGGAGACCTGCGCCGCGAGCCCAAGCGAGAGCGCGATGCCCACCGCGGGGTCGACCGTGTCGAAGAGGTCGGCGTGGTAGAACCGCAGGCCGAGGCCGGCCGAGACGCGCTGGCTCACCTGGGCCCCGAAGGCGGCGAAGATGACGTACTCATTCGTCGAGAGGTCGTCGGTGTGGAAGCCGGAGTTGTCGCGCCCGTCGATGTTCTCGACGCCGGCCCGGATCACCCCGAGGGCCGCCCCGGCACGCGGCGGGAGCGGGAACGCGAACTGGAGGTACTGCAGGCTGCGGTCGAACGACAGGAAGCCCGCCGCCGCGTCGAGGCCCTGGCGCTGGACGCGCGGGGCGAGCGCGGGGTGGTAGTAGGGGCTGGACTCGGAAAACACGTCGGCCACGAGCCCGCCGCCCATCGCGATGCCGCGCGCGCCGAACCCGATGCGTGCGTACGACCCGGCGTACTGCGCCGAGACCGGGGCCGCGGCGAGGAGCAGGAGGAGAATAGGGAGAAGACGTTTCGTCATGGCGTAGGCTGCGAGGTTGCTCGCCGCTACCGTCTCAGCAGTCATCTCCGCGCAGGCGGGGACCCACTGGGTTGCAATCCCTCTGGACTCCCGCCTGCGCGGGAGCGACGTCGTGTTTGTTTGGGAGCGCATCTCTTTATTCCAAAACCAGAATCTTACCCCGCAGCGACTCGCCGGCGGCGTCCACCTCGTAGAAGTAGACCCCGTTGGCGACGCGGTTGCCGCTGTCGTCGAAGCCGTCCCACACCTGCTCGTTCGGCGTCGCGCTCGAGATCGTGCGGACGAGGTTCATGGCGAAGTCGAAGATGCGGATCCGCGCCGTCGGCCGGTCGTAGCGGATGCGGACGAACGTGTCGGCGTTCGGCGAGAAGGGGTTGGGGTAGGCGTAGGTCTCGACCTCGGGCGCGCGCTCGGTCGGCGCGGCGGGACTCGTGGGCACGTCGACGCGGAAGACGGTCCAGGTCACTCCCCCGTCCTCGCTCTTGAGCAGCCCGTCGCCGGTGCCGACCCACAGCGCGCTCGGCGTCGCGGCGACGGCGAACACGCGGGCGTCGCGGCTGACGAAGCGGCCCGGCACGTCGCGGTCGCGGAAGTCGCGGACGCTGCGCCACGTCCGGCCCTCGTCGTCGGAGATGAACAGCCCGTCGTCGCCCGCGGCGTAGACCGTGCCGGGCGTGCAGCCGGAGGTCGCACCGTCCGGGCAGAAGGCGAGGTCGTAGAACCGCCGCCCGCCGACGAGTACCGGCTCGAACGTCTCGCCGCCGTCCTTCGTCACGACGAGGGCAAAGCGCTCCGACGGCTCGCTCGCCCGCCACACCGACAGCCACACTGGGTTGCGCGGGTTCTCCGGCGTCCCCACCGCGAACGTCTCGTCGCCGACCGGCTGCTCCTCAATCGCAATCACCCAGTCGCCCGGCAGCCCCTGGCTCGTCCCGTCGAAGCTGGTGCGCTGCCAGCCTCGCTCCACGAGCGTGTCGATGGGCACCGTCCCCGTCGTGTCGAAGACCACCAACTCGACGACATCCTCGGGCCGCGAGCGGTTGACCCCGGCAACGGTTCCGGCCCAGACCGTCCCGGTCTCGTCCACGAGGACCGAGAAGCCCAGGAAGTTGAGCGCCTCCTCGTTTTCGTTGACCTCGGGCGCGAGGGGGAAGAAGTAGGGCTGGGTCGGCGAAATCGCGTCGAGGGTATCGGGCGGGAGGACAATACGCTCGAAGGACGGGGCGTAGGCGTTCGAGTCCGGGAGGAGCGAGAGACGCCGGATGCCGCTGGCGAAGCCCGCCACCCACACGTCGCCCGTGGTAGGGTCGAAGTCGATGTCGAATGGCGGGCTCTGCTGCGGGACGATGACGGGCAGCGCTGGGAGTTGGGGCGCTAGAAAATCACACCCGAGGATCGGATTGAGCGCACCGGTCTCCAGCGCCTCGGGCGTGAGGGCGTTGCAGCCGTAGACCTGGAGCGTGTCCTCGGGCTGGTCGAGTTGGGGGAACTCGTAGGTCCAGGTCTGGCCGCCGTCTTCGGAGTGGGCGAACCCGGCGGCGCTCTGCGGGCGGCTTGCGATCGCCGGGTCCTGGAAGCCGAGGCCGACCCAGATGTTCGGCCCCTCGATGTCGAGCGAGTAGACGATCGCCGACGGCGCAATCGGCGGCGTCAGCACGTCGTCGTCGACCAGGAACCACGATGCGCCGCCGTCGGCGGTGAAGGTGAGCTGCTGCCCGGCCCAGAGCGTGTCGCCCTCGGCGTCGAGGTTGTCGACGATGTTGCGCTGCGGGCCGCTGACCGGCCGCAGGTCCTGCGCGCGCGCCGCGTCGAACTGCGCGAGCGCCGGTGCGGCGACGGCCATCGAAAAGAGCAGGAGGAAGAGCGGCCGCGTCATCCGGGGTCAGGGCTCGTGAGCGGTTCGAGGATCGTGATCGTGAAGGGCACGTCGTCACTCACGAGCCCGTCGCGGTCGAAGGCGCGGAAGACGAAGGTCTGCGGCCCCGGCGTGGCCTCGGGCACGTCGAACGAGGCGGTGTAACGCCCGTCACCTGCCGTCTCGTCGCCGGACGTCTGCCCGTCGTCGAAGAGTTGGAAGATGGCCCCCGTGGCCCCGGTCACTTCCACGCGGGCGATGTCCGAGAGCCCGTCGGGGTCGGAGACGACGGCAACGAGCACGAGCAGCCCCGGCGGCTGGAACTCTGCCGGCGCGTCGATGGCCTCGACAACCGGCGGCCCGAGGCCCCGGCCCGCGAGTTCGAACTGGCCGCGCACCTGGTTGCTCAGCAGCCCGTCGTCGTCCACGGCGTAGACGAGCAGCGAGTAGAGGCCGCGCTGCCCCCGCCCGAGCAGAAGCGGTGCCGTCGCCGCGTACCGTCCGTCGTCGCCGAGCGCGAGCGCGCCCGAGGCAATGGTCCCCTCGAACTGACCCTGGACTGAGAACTGGACGCGGTCGACGGTCCCGTCGGGGTCGGCCGCGCGGACGCTGAGCGTGAGCTCGATGCCGGCCGAATCGCCGGAGACGAGGGCGTCGTCGAAGAAGACGCTGTCCGGGGAGAAGGCGAAGTCCGAGACCTCGGGGGGGCGCCCGCCGAGCGGCTGCGGGTCGGTGGCGGAATCGCAGCCGGCGAGCGCAAAAAGCGCGGCCAGCGACGCGCCGAGAAACAGACGGAGACCGTGCATCGAGAGCAGAAGGTGGAGCCGCGAGCAGAGCGGCGGGAAGATAGCGTCTCTCGTAGCGAAAGGTCCGGGCGGCGCGGGGTCAGGTCGAAGAAGGTTGGACTAGAAACGGCTGCGAACCTACGAACGGCAGTGGCCTGGAACAAGCGCAGGGCCGGGGTTTTACCCTACCCCACAGACTGGGCACGGCCCTCATTTTCCTGTCAGCCTGAGCGAAGGTCCACAGGGGCTAGAGTCGAATGGGTCTCTACCGGCACGTCACCAAAGACCTGTTCGACCGCGCTCGCTGGCGCTCGCTCCGCTCAGGGTGACAGAGGGGAAACGGCGCGCCTCCCTTTTCATTGCCCGCTCACGCGATGTAGAGCGGCTTGAAGCTGAAGCACAGCACGAACAGCAGGAGCGCCAGGATGCCGAGCACCCGGCGGCCCCGCGTCAGCGTCTCGGGGTGCGTCACCGGCGGGTGGTCCACCCGGATCAGGAGCAGGATCAGCAGGCACCAGAAGAACCAGCCGGTGTAGCCCACCGCCTCGGCCACGCCCTCGATCCGCAGCGCGAAGGCCGCCGCTGCGACGAGGCCGAACAGCCCGCCGACGCGGGCGCGCAGGTCGTCGAAGAGGCGCCCGAGGAAGAAGTAGAGCAGCGTCGCCGCGATCACCCACACCCCGACCCCGCCGAGGGCCTCGGCGTAGCGGTAGCTCCGCGCGAGTTGCCGCAGCAGCGGCTCCGCGTCCAGCACCAGCCCGAGCGTCGCCGAGAACAGGAGCACGATCACGAACGCCCGCGCGATCCGCCCGTGCCAGCGCGGCCCGACGAGCGCGTAGACGATGTGCCCGCCGTCGAGCTGCCCGACCGGGAGCATGTTGAGCGCCGTGAAGAACAGCCCGAGCCACCCGGCGAAGAGCACCGGGTAGTGGTACATCTCGTACATCGGCGGGACGTTCGGGAAGAACTGCGTGAGCACCCAGTAGAGCGGGGTCTGCCCGATCGTGAGGCGGCCCACCCCGGTCACATCGGGGAGCGGAAAGTCGGGAAACGCTCCGAAGCGGTCCACGAACAGCTTGAGCGGCTCGTGCCCGCCGAGGTCGAAGATGTACGCCGGCGGCGGCAGCGTGGCGAGGGCGTAGAGCAGCACGCCCAGCGCCGCGACGAACCCTGCCAGCGGACCCGCTGCCCCCACGTCGAACAGTTGCCGCGTCGTCCTGAGCGGCTCCCGAATCCGGATCACCGCCCCGAACGTCCCGATGTTGGGCTGGAGCATCGGGGCCGGAAACGGGACGTAGTACGGCAGCGACACGTCGAGGCGGCTGCGCCGGGCGGCGATGTAGTGGCCGAACTCGTGGACCGTCAGGAAAAAAAGCAGCGGCACCGCGTAGCGCAGCCCGTCCCACACGAACATGCCCCGCCCGAACTCCTCGTAGAGCAGGTCGCGCCCGACGAGCGAGCCCCCGGCCCAGGTCGTCGTCACCGCTGTCAGCAGGAAGAGGAGCGCGTGCAGCCAGTACCGGTCCTTCGCCGGCGGGGTCGCGCCGACGAGCACGCTCTCCGCCTCGGACGGAAACGGGGGGCGCGCCGGGGGCTGCGACGGAAGAGAAGGCTCCAACGAATCGGCTGAGGTCGAGGCGGAAAAGGAGGAGCGCCTACGCCCACTTCTTGGTGATGTTCGGCGGGGAGAGATTTGCCGGCGTGGGGGGAAAGGGCGGGTGGGCGAAAGGGAGAAAGGGGGAACGGGCGAAAGGGGGAACTTTTACAGCGTCGCCTTTCAACACTCGCCCACTCGCCCACTCGCCCACTCGCCCACTCGCCCACTCGCCCACTCGCCCACTCGCCCACTCGCCCACTCGCCCACTCGCCCACTCGCCCACTCGCCCACTCGCCCACTCGCTCAGCGCAGCGCGGCCAGCCCCGTCTCGATCCGCTGCATCGCCGCCCGCAGGTCGCCTGCCGAGGCGGCGTAGGAGAGCCGCACGCCAGACGGCGCGCCGAACGCGTCGCCGGGGACGAGCGCCACGTCGTGCTCTTCCAGCAGGTAGAAGCACAGGTCCGTGCTCGTCTCGATGGAGCGGCCGCTCGGTGCCGTCGTCCCGAGGTAGTGCGAGATGTCGGGGAACAGGTAGAACGCCCCCTCCGGCCTGGGACACGCGACGCCGGGCATCCGGTCAAGGGCGGCGAGGACGAAGGCGCGGCGCTCGCGGAAGGCGCGGACCATCTGGCGCACCGGCTCGGGGTCCATCTCCAGCGCAGCGATCCCAGCCTGCTGGGTGACCGCGCTCGGCGCGCTCGTGAACTGGCTCTGCACCTTCGCCGTAGCCTCGGCGATCCAGCGCGGCGCGGCGAGGTAGCCCAGCCGCCAGCCCGTCATCGCGTAGGCCTTCGAGAACCCGTTGATCGTCACCGTCCGCTCCTTCATCCCCGGCCGGGAGGCAAACGACACATGCTCGGCGTCGTAGATGACGTGCTCGTAGATCTCGTCCGCGATCACGATCACGTCTTCGTACCCGCGCAGCACCTCAGCGAAGGCGTCGAGTTCAGCAGCCGAGTAAACGGCCCCGGTCGGGTTGGAGGGCGAGTTGAGCATGAGGAGGCGGGAACGCCCGGAGAGCGCAGCCTCCAGGGCTTCGGGCTGCATCTTGTAGCCCTGCGCTGCCGAGGTTTCGACCGTGACCGGCTCGGCCCCGGCGAGGCGCGTCATCTCGGGGTAGGAGACCCAGTACGGTGCCGGGATCACCACCTCGTCGCCGGGCCGGCAGAGCACGACGACGGCCTGCGCCACCGACTGCTTGGCCCCGTTCGAGCACACGATGTCGCCCGGCTCGTAGGCCAGTCCGTTGTCGGCCTCGAGCTTGCGGGCGATGGCGGCGCGCAGCTCCGGCGTGCCGGGGTTGGCGGTGTAGTGCGTGTGCCCCTCCTGGATGGCGCGCTGGCCGGCCTCGCGGATCGGCTCCGGCGTGTCGAAGTCCGGCTCGCCCGCCGAGAGCGCGATCACCGGACGCCCCTCCCGCTTCAGCGCCTTCGCGCGGGCCGACATCGCGAGCGTCGCCGACGGCTGCATCGCCTCGACGCGCGGGTTCAGATCGTGGTCCATCGTCGGAGATTCCATAGCGGGCGCGGGCGGGGTGAGCGACGGTCCGAAGGTACGACCGTATGAGAAAGAGAGACCGGGCGCAGGGGAGACGGGGCAAGGGAGGACCGAGAAACCTTTCCGGCGATAGGTTTGCCCTCTCGCCCCCGTCAGCCGCGCTCGCGCAGCCGCGCCAGCACAGGCGGCGGCACGAACGACGACACATCGCCGCCGAAGCGGTGGATCTCGCGGACGAGCGAGGCGCTCGTAAAGGCCTGCTCCGGCTCCGGCGTCAGAAACAGCGTCACGACCTCGCCGGCCATCCGGCGGTTGGCGACGGCCATCCGCATCTCGTAGTCGAAGTCCGACACCTGCCGCAGCCCGCGCACGAGGGCGACCGCCCCGCGCGCCTTCGCCCGGTCCGCGATCAGCCCGCCGAAGGTCTCGATGCGGAGGCGCGCACGCTCGTCCTCGGTCCAGTCCGCCGTCGAAGCCTCGATCAGCTCGACCCGCTCCTCGGCGCTGAAGAGGCCGCGCTTGGCCGTGTTCACGCCGACCGTCACCTCGACCCGGTCGAAGAGGCGGAGGGCGCGGCGGAGCACGTCGAGGTGCCCGTTCGTGACGGGGTCGAACGAGCCGGGGTAGAGCGCGAGGCGGGACATGGGCAGGCGAGGGCAGCGAAAGGGCTATGAAAATAGGGAACGCGCGTATCTTTACCCACCCTTTACCTACGGGGATACGCAGCGGGAAACCTCAGCGTCGGCCCCGGCTTTACCTACCACGCCGAGCACGCACCCCCGCTCGGGTTCTGATTACCAGCACGGAGACAACGCCATCGCCAGACGCTACTCCCGGCCGCAGAAGCAGCGCGGCCCCAAGACTCGCATCAACGACCAGATCCGCGCCAGCCGCGTCCGCGTCGTAGACCCCGCAGGCGAGCACGGCATCTACGAGATCGACAAGGCGCTCGAGCTCGCCCAGCGCCGCGGCCTCGACCTCGTCGAGGTGGCCCCCGACGCCGACCCGCCCGTAGCCAAGATCATGGACTACGGGAAGTACCGCTACGAGCAGCAGAAGAAGGAGAAGGAGCAGCGCAAGCGCGCCCACAAGGTCGAGCTCAAGGAGATCCGCTTCCGCCCCAACACCGACGACCACGACTTCGACTTCAAGACGAAGCACGCCCGCGAGTTCTTGGAGGAGGGCAACCAGGTCAAGGCGTGGGTCCAGTTCCGCGGGCGCGACATCATCTACAAGGAGCGCGGGGCCAACCTCCTCTCGCGGTTCATCGAGACGCTCTCGGACATCTCCCGCGTCGAGCAGCTTCCCAAGATGGAAGGCCGCCGCATGACGGTCATGCTCACGCCGGACAAGTCAGCGAAGAAGGGTTGAGCTTCCATCCTCCTGCGAGTTGCTATCCTGCCTCTTGTGGCTTAGTTTGCTGACATGATTTCCACCCTCTCCGTTTTCTTTGCCCTACAATCCCGAAGTTCCCGGTGAACTCGGGGGTCTGCACGTTGGAGAGGTGGCAGAGTGGTAATGCAGCGGCTTGCTAAGCCGTACACCGCGTCAAGCGGTGCGAGGGTTCGAGTCCCTCCCTCTCCGCAGGTTAAGCTCAATTTGCACCAACGGAGGAAGTGACTGAGAGGCTTAAGGTGGGCGGCGGCTCCCTCGGGAGCACCGCCCGTCCGCGTGCCGGACGTACGGGCCGGTTGGCGGCACGCAGATTCGAATCCTGTCTTCCTCCCTCTCCTCGTAGGTAGATCAACCGTGCTGCTACCGTAGTGAGTGACGGGGCAACCCGAAGGCTCGGCGAAGACAGTCTCCTCCGATCTGCTAAAGTCGGGAGATTGCCACGTCGCCTCCGGCTCCTCGCAACGACAGCTTTCGGAGAACGTCTCCCTCCCCACCCTCCTTCCCCTCCACGCCCTTTTTTACTCCCCCTCTTCAAACTCCGGCGTTGCGGCGGTAGGAGTGGCCCCGTATTTTAGTCGGTCTGAACGCGCGGAGGCGACGCCCGGTGGCTCGCCTCCTTCTTTATCGCACCACGCTCGGAGCACGCCATGCCGAAGATGAAGACCAACAGCGGAGCCAAGAAGCGCTTCGGGCGGACCGCCAGCGGTCGGCTCAAGCGGAAGAAGGCGTTCGCCAGCCACATCCTCACGAAGAAGTCCCCCAAGCGGAAGCGCAACCTCCGCAAGGACACCCTCGTGCACAAGGCCGACGAGAAGCGCGTCAAGCGCCTCCTCGGCGGCTGACCCACTAGGTCAGAACTGACCTGCTCACTGTCTCTCTCACGACCTAACCTCGCCATCAAATGCCACGCGCACGCAACACCGTGGCTTCCCGTCGCCGCCGCCGCAAGCTCCTGAAGCAGGCGAAAGGCTACTGGGGTCGCCGGAGCAACGTCTACACCGTTGCCAAGCACTCGGTCGAGAAGGCCATGCAGTACCAGTACCGGGACCGCCGCCAGCGTAAGCGGCAGTTCCGGCGCCTGTGGATCGCCCGGATCAACGCCGCCGCGCGGCTCAACGGGACCACGTACTCGCGCCTGATCGCCGACCTCCGCCGAGCGGACATCCCGCTCAACCGGAAGGTGCTCGCCGACCTCGCCATGCACGACGCGGACGCCTTTACCAAAGTCGTCGAACGAGCCGCAGCCTAGCCTGCCTCTCTCGTTCGACTCCCTTTCCCGTCCAGCCCCAGGCTCGGCGGGAATCTTTGTTATTGGAGGATTGAGCGATTTCATGATTGAGGGATTGGGACTTCGGCCCTCAGCGTGACCTTTGCCTCAGCACGTTCCAATCTCCCGATCCCTCAACCATCCGACCCCCCGACACCCCATGTCCCTTCACCGAGCGATCGACGCCCTCCGCGAAGAGATCGACGCGGCCGAACTGGCGAGCGCCGACGCCATCGAGGCGTTCCGCATCCGCACGCTCGGGCGCAAGAGCGGCGCGATCACCGCGCTCTTCGGACGTATCACCGAGGTCGAGCCGGCGGAGCGTGGCAAAACGGGCCAGGCGCTGAACGCGCTCAAGCAGCACGCCGAGGCCCGGATCGACGAGGCCCAGGCGGCGCTTGTAAGCACAGACGGGGCCGAGGGGACCGACCTCGACCTGACGCTGCCGGGCCGCGTGCCCGCGCCGGTGGAGCCGGGAAGTCTCCATCCGCTCACGCAGACGCTGGACGAGATCAAGGCCATCTTTCGCCACTTCGGGTTCGAAGTCGCCGAGGGGCCGGAGATCGAGGACGACTGGCACAACTTCACCGCGCTCAACTTCCCGCCCGAGCACCCGGCGCGCGACATGCAGGACACGCTCTTCGTCGAGCCGCCGCCGCCCGCGGGCCGTGGGATCGTGATGCGGACCCACACCTCGCCCGCGCAGATCCGCGTCATGGAGCGGCAGGCCCCGCCGATCCGCGTGATCGTGCCCGGCCGCGTCTACCGCAACGAGGCGATCTCGTACAAGAGCTACTGCCTCTTCCACCAGGTCGAGGGCCTCGTGGTCGACGAGCACGCGACGTTCGCCGACCTCAAGGAGATGCTGCACGTCTTCGCCCAGGCGCTCTTCGGGGACGACGTCAGGATGCGCTTCCGCCCGAGCTTCTTCCCCTTCACCGAGCCGTCGGCCGAGGTCGACATCTGGTGGCAGGACGACAACCTCGGCGGCGGTGGGCGCTGGATGGAGATCCTCGGCTGCGGGATGGTCGACCCGAACGTCCTCGAAGCCGTCGACATCGACCCCGAGCGCTACACCGGCTACGCGTGGGGCATGGGCGTCGAGCGCCTCGCGATGCTGAAGTACGGCGTCGACGACATCCGCCTGTTCTACGAAAACGACACCCGCTTCCTGAAGCAGTTCTGACGATGCCTTTCATCGAGACACAACTGGCAACGGACTGGACCCCTGCTACCGTTCCCTCGAAATGGGCGCGGCTCGTGGAGCGCTTCCTGGCGAGGCTGCTCCCGGCCGGCAGCCCGGACTTCAGTGCCCGCGACTACGAGCGTGTGCAGCGGTGGTGGATCGAACTTGACCCAAAGCACCACCGTCCCGAGCGCGAGATCGGCCTCGACGATCAGGGACAGCCTGTCGTCGTTGGGCCGCTGGGAGACAACCTCGGCTTCTGGACTGACTCGGACATGCAGTTCGACCCAGCCGCCCACGACCGCATCTCCAAGAACGATTTCGAGACGATGTGGACGCAAGCCGTTCAACAAATAGTCCGCGACAAGGGACTCGTGACCAAGGACCCATCATGAACATCTCCACCAACTGGCTCGCGGACTACGTCGAGCACGACCTCGCGCCCGACGACCTCGCCGAGGCGCTGACGATGCTCGGCCTGGAGGTCGAGTCCGTCGAGACGCACGGGCGCGATCTAGGGGGCGTCGTCGTCGGGCACGTCCTCTACACGCAGCAGCACCCGAACGCCGACCGGCTGCGGTTGTGCGAGGTGGACCTCGGCCCGGAACACAGTGCCGACGGGTCGCCCGTGCAGATCGTCTGCGGCGCGCCGAACGTGGCGACCGGGCAGAAGGTGCCCGTGGCGACGGTCGGGACGACGCTGATGCTGCCGTCGCGGAAGACGGGCGAGCTGGAGCCGGTGACGCTCAAAAAAGCCAAGCTGCGCGGCGAAGAGTCCAACGGCATGATCTGCGCCGAGGACGAACTCGGCCTCGGGACCGACCACGACGGGATCCTGGTGCTCGACGCCGACGCACCCGCTGGGCAGCCCTTCGCCGACTACCTCGCCGAGCGAGGCCGGACGGCGAGCGACGCGGTACTCGACGTTGCCATCACCCCGAACCGGCCCGATGCCGTCAGTCACATCGGCGTGGCACGCGACGTGGCGGCGGTGACCGAGGGCAGCCTG is a genomic window containing:
- a CDS encoding malate synthase A (Catalyzes the aldol condensation of glyoxylate with acetyl-CoA to form malate as part of the second step of the glyoxylate bypass and an alternative to the tricarboxylic acid cycle), whose product is MNVEPLTSTPSRLLTHGVSINDTAYTAQAERVLSSEALPVVAALHRALESERQRLLFARRERQARWDAGALPGYLPADEHPEARGDWQVADLPDDLLTRRVEITGPVSDPKMVINMLSRTADGHRADAAMLDFEDSMKPSWANVMQGVENVIGAAEGTLHFAKRDAEGNVLKEYTLDPDDMPLLMVRVRGLHLDESNLRVDGEPVSGGLLDFALCMVHTAKTLIAKGKTPTYYVPKCEHYLEARWWNRLFSLTEEHLGLPEGTVKATFLIETLPAAFQMEEILYEYRTHAAGLNGGRWDKIFSDIKVLREHADRVMADRASIGMNRPWMSNYAKRLIKVCHKHGAFGMGGMAAFTPGRTPELRAEQTAKVVADKEFEAGIGHDGCWVSHPYFIEHALQPFLDALGGKRNQLGVDPDIEMQPDLLPEGGGPRTMDGLRTNVRVGIAYMKGWNQDIGCVAWDNLMEDLATLEISRAQTWQWLHHGITLDGGTQVTRDLVGRVFEEELDNILGEIREAMNGAASEAVGKELDRYRQAAADASLVFTEETMRPFLACVSDRVGDAEQQRRVKETGTCH
- a CDS encoding FlgD immunoglobulin-like domain containing protein, with the translated sequence MTRPLFLLLFSMAVAAPALAQFDAARAQDLRPVSGPQRNIVDNLDAEGDTLWAGQQLTFTADGGASWFLVDDDVLTPPIAPSAIVYSLDIEGPNIWVGLGFQDPAIASRPQSAAGFAHSEDGGQTWTYEFPQLDQPEDTLQVYGCNALTPEALETGALNPILGCDFLAPQLPALPVIVPQQSPPFDIDFDPTTGDVWVAGFASGIRRLSLLPDSNAYAPSFERIVLPPDTLDAISPTQPYFFPLAPEVNENEEALNFLGFSVLVDETGTVWAGTVAGVNRSRPEDVVELVVFDTTGTVPIDTLVERGWQRTSFDGTSQGLPGDWVIAIEEQPVGDETFAVGTPENPRNPVWLSVWRASEPSERFALVVTKDGGETFEPVLVGGRRFYDLAFCPDGATSGCTPGTVYAAGDDGLFISDDEGRTWRSVRDFRDRDVPGRFVSRDARVFAVAATPSALWVGTGDGLLKSEDGGVTWTVFRVDVPTSPAAPTERAPEVETYAYPNPFSPNADTFVRIRYDRPTARIRIFDFAMNLVRTISSATPNEQVWDGFDDSGNRVANGVYFYEVDAAGESLRGKILVLE
- a CDS encoding choice-of-anchor X domain-containing protein, whose protein sequence is MHGLRLFLGASLAALFALAGCDSATDPQPLGGRPPEVSDFAFSPDSVFFDDALVSGDSAGIELTLSVRAADPDGTVDRVQFSVQGQFEGTIASGALALGDDGRYAATAPLLLGRGQRGLYSLLVYAVDDDGLLSNQVRGQFELAGRGLGPPVVEAIDAPAEFQPPGLLVLVAVVSDPDGLSDIARVEVTGATGAIFQLFDDGQTSGDETAGDGRYTASFDVPEATPGPQTFVFRAFDRDGLVSDDVPFTITILEPLTSPDPG
- a CDS encoding site-2 protease family protein, which produces MEPSLPSQPPARPPFPSEAESVLVGATPPAKDRYWLHALLFLLTAVTTTWAGGSLVGRDLLYEEFGRGMFVWDGLRYAVPLLFFLTVHEFGHYIAARRSRLDVSLPYYVPFPAPMLQPNIGTFGAVIRIREPLRTTRQLFDVGAAGPLAGFVAALGVLLYALATLPPPAYIFDLGGHEPLKLFVDRFGAFPDFPLPDVTGVGRLTIGQTPLYWVLTQFFPNVPPMYEMYHYPVLFAGWLGLFFTALNMLPVGQLDGGHIVYALVGPRWHGRIARAFVIVLLFSATLGLVLDAEPLLRQLARSYRYAEALGGVGVWVIAATLLYFFLGRLFDDLRARVGGLFGLVAAAAFALRIEGVAEAVGYTGWFFWCLLILLLIRVDHPPVTHPETLTRGRRVLGILALLLFVLCFSFKPLYIA
- a CDS encoding pyridoxal phosphate-dependent aminotransferase, which gives rise to MESPTMDHDLNPRVEAMQPSATLAMSARAKALKREGRPVIALSAGEPDFDTPEPIREAGQRAIQEGHTHYTANPGTPELRAAIARKLEADNGLAYEPGDIVCSNGAKQSVAQAVVVLCRPGDEVVIPAPYWVSYPEMTRLAGAEPVTVETSAAQGYKMQPEALEAALSGRSRLLMLNSPSNPTGAVYSAAELDAFAEVLRGYEDVIVIADEIYEHVIYDAEHVSFASRPGMKERTVTINGFSKAYAMTGWRLGYLAAPRWIAEATAKVQSQFTSAPSAVTQQAGIAALEMDPEPVRQMVRAFRERRAFVLAALDRMPGVACPRPEGAFYLFPDISHYLGTTAPSGRSIETSTDLCFYLLEEHDVALVPGDAFGAPSGVRLSYAASAGDLRAAMQRIETGLAALR